In a single window of the Acyrthosiphon pisum isolate AL4f chromosome X, pea_aphid_22Mar2018_4r6ur, whole genome shotgun sequence genome:
- the LOC100575488 gene encoding uncharacterized protein LOC100575488 isoform X2 yields the protein MKIYRCGSCTFHSKELRHVRLHVRSHTNKKEPENPILKQGVAKALTPAPQQKKRCFRCQICTKCFFSRNNCLKPVQKYYNQQPAPIKKLQMVMRKMLMKTRQMWKT from the exons atgaaaatatacagGTGTGGCTCTTGTACATTCCACTCGAAAGAGCTTAGGCATGTTCG acttCACGTGCGCTCTCATACGAACAAAAAGGAGCCTGAAAACCCTATTCTTAAACAAGGAGTGGCTAAAGCATTGACTCCG gcaCCACAACAGAAGAAACGATGCTTCAGATGTCAAATATGTACCAAATGCTTTTTTAGTCGAAATAATTGCCTTAAGCCCGTTCAAAAATACTATAATCAGCAACCTGCTCCCATCAAGAAACTTCAGATGGTAATGAGAAAGATGTTGATGAAGACAAGGCAAATGTGGAAGACATAA
- the LOC100575488 gene encoding uncharacterized protein LOC100575488 isoform X1 — MKIYRCGSCTFHSKELRHVRLHVRSHTNKKEPENPILKQGVAKALTPAPQQKKRCFRCQICTKCFFSRNNCLKPVQKYYNQQPAPIKKLQMVMRKMLMKTRQMWKTKWKTWTF, encoded by the exons atgaaaatatacagGTGTGGCTCTTGTACATTCCACTCGAAAGAGCTTAGGCATGTTCG acttCACGTGCGCTCTCATACGAACAAAAAGGAGCCTGAAAACCCTATTCTTAAACAAGGAGTGGCTAAAGCATTGACTCCG gcaCCACAACAGAAGAAACGATGCTTCAGATGTCAAATATGTACTAAATGCTTTTTTAGTCGAAATAATTGCCTTAAGCCCGTTCAAAAATACTATAATCAGCAACCTGCTCCCATCAAGAAACTTCAGATGGTAATGAGAAAGATGTTGATGAAGACAAGGCAAATGTGGAAGACAAAATGGAAGACTTGGACATTTTAG